In Zonotrichia albicollis isolate bZonAlb1 chromosome 3, bZonAlb1.hap1, whole genome shotgun sequence, a single window of DNA contains:
- the FAM110C gene encoding protein FAM110C — MPAELSRAVGMHAISDLHSSLPLRLLNKGPEYLRRQLEAGKPGRKSAVERLAADKAKYVKSQQVIGSRQDPVIALSSASESSSETCSVESRAASREPGRGRGAGAKPREPGTAGGSCRAPLQHGPPIARRSTKRQMRPDSLVIYRQKCELGRGQSQDSSRGNLVRRIFNGSIKEKQLASPALPRVMEDIAATESSEPVSAKDGDREPSDHGAVQTIPVSTEGAGVCTKEHERPSKLSTPPEEIKEVKRRGLHRSQSDISSRYSKSFAEFETFFKYCGLEQEVIEDLGRENFSVVSDNVSFKVRSISVATSESEFTRHSGDEGLLEDELTEQVPSSTSVIERNARIIKWLYTCKKAKESNKVIQELA; from the coding sequence ATGCCAGCTGAACTCTCCCGGGCCGTGGGAATGCACGCCATCTCCGACCTGCACTCCTCCCTCCCCCTGCGGCTCCTCAACAAGGGGCCCGAGTACCTCCGCAGGCAGCTGGAGGCCGGCAAGCCGGGCAGGAAAAGTGCCGTGGAGAGACTGGCCGCCGACAAGGCCAAGTACGTAAAGAGCCAGCAGGTCATCGGCAGCAGGCAGGACCCCGTCATCGCGCTCAGCTCAGCCTCGGAGAGCAGCAGCGAGACCTGCTCCGTGGAGAGCAGGGCGGCGAGccgggagccgggcaggggcaggggcgCGGGCGCGAAGCCCCGGGAgccgggcacggccgggggcTCCTGCCGGGCCCCCCTGCAGCACGGCCCCCCCATCGCCAGGCGCAGCACCAAGAGGCAGATGCGGCCCGATTCCCTGGTGATCTACCGCCAGAAATGTGAGCTCGGCAGGGGTCAAAGCCAGGACAGCTCGCGGGGGAATTTGGTGAGGAGGATCTTCAATGGGTCCATAAAGGAGAAGCAGTTGGCTTCCCCTGCGTTGCCCAGAGTCATGGAGGACATCGCCGCCACCGAGAGCAGCGAGCCTGTCTCAGCAAAAGATGGTGACCGTGAGCCAAGCGACCATGGAGCGGTGCAGACTATCCCTGTGAGCACTGAAGGGGCAGGGGTATGTACAAAAGAGCATGAGAGACCCTCGAAACTGAGTACACCTCCTGAAGAGATCAAGGAGGTGAAGAGGAGAGGTCTCCATCGCTCCCAGTCAGACATCAGCTCTCGCTACTCCAAGTCCTTCGCTGAGTTTGAAACATTTTTCAAGTACTgtggcctggagcaggaggtcATTGAGGACCTTGGGCGAGAGAACTTCTCTGTGGTGTCTGACAATGTCTCCTTCAAGGTGCGCAGCATCAGCGTGGCCACCTCGGAGAGCGAGTTCACTCGGCACAGCGGGGACGAGGGGCTGCTGGAGGACGAGCTCACGGAGCAGGTCCCCAGCAGCACCTCCGTGATTGAGCGCAACGCTCGGATAATCAAGTGGTTGTACACGTGTAAGAAAGCCAAGGAGAGCAATAAGGTGATCCAGGAACTGGCGTGA